A single genomic interval of Nostoc commune NIES-4072 harbors:
- a CDS encoding sulfate ABC transporter substrate-binding protein: MSLWQRPLKRLQAMSYDKLLLCETLRKRIYVKHRTYRFRLNSLKSFVSLFLVGTVLSLALAACSGGTASNPSSETPAASPVAASKDNVELTLVSFAVTKAAHEAIIPKFVEQWKKDHNQTVVFKQSYGGSGSQTRAVIDGLEADVVHLALAGDTSKIEKAGLIQPGWEKEVPNNGIVSKSVAALVTRPGNPKNIKTWQDLSKDGIKLITADPKTSGVARWNFLALWNSVIKTGGDDAKATEFVTKVYRNVPLLTKDAREATDAFFKQGQGDALINYENEIILAEQKGEKLTAIIPDVNISIDNPIAVVDKNVDKHGTREVAEGFVKYLYTPEAQQEFAKLGFRPVDDTLTLSKEVADKFPKVKTLGTVADFGGWDGINQKFFAEGAIFDQIQAKKR, from the coding sequence ATGAGTTTGTGGCAACGCCCACTAAAAAGGTTACAAGCGATGTCTTATGACAAGCTGCTTCTCTGCGAGACGCTCCGCAAACGCATCTACGTTAAACATAGAACGTATCGGTTCAGACTAAATTCGCTCAAAAGCTTTGTATCACTCTTTTTGGTAGGGACTGTATTGAGTTTGGCGCTTGCCGCCTGCTCTGGTGGAACAGCGAGTAATCCTTCCTCTGAAACCCCTGCTGCCAGCCCTGTGGCAGCAAGTAAAGATAATGTTGAACTAACTCTGGTTTCCTTTGCAGTTACCAAAGCGGCTCACGAAGCAATTATTCCTAAATTTGTAGAACAGTGGAAGAAAGATCATAACCAAACTGTCGTCTTCAAGCAAAGCTATGGCGGATCTGGTTCCCAAACTCGCGCCGTTATCGATGGTTTGGAAGCAGATGTTGTTCACTTGGCACTAGCTGGAGACACCTCAAAGATTGAGAAGGCTGGATTGATTCAGCCAGGATGGGAAAAAGAAGTTCCTAATAATGGGATTGTTTCTAAATCAGTGGCAGCATTAGTCACCCGTCCAGGCAATCCGAAAAACATCAAGACTTGGCAAGATTTATCTAAGGACGGTATCAAACTAATTACTGCTGATCCTAAAACATCAGGAGTTGCTCGCTGGAATTTCTTAGCTCTTTGGAATTCAGTAATTAAAACTGGTGGAGATGATGCTAAAGCGACTGAATTTGTTACCAAAGTGTACAGAAATGTGCCCTTGTTAACTAAAGATGCCCGTGAAGCTACTGATGCCTTTTTTAAGCAGGGTCAAGGTGATGCCCTGATTAACTATGAAAATGAGATTATCTTGGCAGAACAAAAGGGTGAAAAATTAACTGCGATCATCCCTGATGTCAATATATCTATCGATAATCCCATCGCAGTGGTAGATAAAAATGTTGATAAGCACGGTACGCGTGAAGTTGCCGAAGGTTTTGTCAAATATCTATATACTCCAGAGGCTCAACAGGAATTTGCAAAATTGGGATTCCGGCCAGTGGATGATACTTTGACCCTAAGTAAGGAAGTAGCAGACAAATTTCCTAAGGTGAAAACTTTAGGTACAGTTGCAGACTTCGGCGGTTGGGATGGAATCAATCAGAAGTTCTTCGCAGAGGGAGCGATTTTTGACCAGATTCAAGCCAAGAAAAGGTAA